The window CGCCAAAGCCGGAATTTCGCGGAGCTCATTCCTAGGCATGTTTTGAGTTCACCTCAACCCACCGGATACGGAGTATCCGGCGACAATGATTCTGCGCATGTTGGCAATCGCCTCAAACGTCAACGTGCATCGTTTTGGCACGCCAGCTGCTTTTTCTTCCCGCGTGTTCGCGCTCTTCTGTCATTTTGACTGCGGAGCTCCGCAACGTGACGAACATGTCAGCTTTTTGTTTTTCGTCAAATATTCCGCAAGAACCGCCTGTTTTGGCGCAACGTACAAAATAGCTAAGGGACAACTTTCGAAACCTAGGAGGAAATTCAATCATGCAAACATCGGCTAATAATACGTTTTCCCGCTGGGCGATGGGCTCGGTGCTCACCATCGCGACGCTGACGTCGGCGGGCTATTTTCTTGAGTCAACACATCTGCTGTCGCCCAATCATGTGACAGCAGCCCCGGCAGCGCCGGTGGTAGCAACTCCCAAGGCTCGCGAAGATTTGTCGCATGCCAATTCGCTGTCGGAAGCGTTTCGTAACTCCTCGAACCGCGTCCTTCCAGCCGTCGTCGCGATTCAAAACATTCAACAGCCGAAGCTGGTGCAGCGCGAAATGCCGCGCAACATGCCCCGCGGTGGCGGCATGCGGCAAATGCCGCCGGGCATGGGCGAACTCGACCCGCTGCTGAAGCGATTCTTTGAAGGCATGCCGGAAGGTGAGTTCGATGGCCGCGGTGGCGAAGGCGCGCCGGGTCGACAAATGCCAGGACGCGAAAGCAGCGGCTCGGGCGTGATCATCGATCCTGCCGGTGTGATTCTCACGAACAATCACGTCGTCGCTGGCGGCGGCAAGTTGCGTGTGAAGTTGCATGACGGTCGCGAGTTCGATGCAGTAGATGTGAAGACCGATACAGGCACCGATCTCGCCGTGATCAAGATCAAAGCCAACGGCTCGCTGCCGTATGCCGCGCTGGGTGACAGCGATCAGATGCAGATTGGTGATTGGGTGCTCGCGCTCGGTCAGCCGTTTGGTCTGCAAGACACCGTGACTGCCGGCATCATCTCGGCGAAGGGCCGCGACATTGGCATCACGCGTCACAACGAGTTCCTGCAAACCGATGCTGCGATCAATCCGGGTAACAGTGGTGGCCCGCTCGTGAATCTGCAAGGCGAAGTCGTCGGCATTAATACCGCGATCAGCAGCAGCAGCGGCGGTTTTCAGGGGATCGGCTTTGCCGTACCTGTGAACGTTGCCAAGTGGGTCAGCTCGCAGTTGCTCAAGGATGGCTCGGTGCATCGCGCTTACCTGGGCGTCGGCATTCAAGCTGTTGACCAGACGCTAGCCGATCAATTGGGGCTCAGCACGTCGCAAGGCGCACTGATCACCGATGTGCAAAAGGATTCGCCGGCCGCGCAAGCGGGTGTGCAAGCGCAAGACGTGATCGTGGAATTTGCCGGCAAGCCGGTGAACAGCCCACGCTCGCTGCAAGCCGTTGTCGGTCGTGCCGATCTCGGCAGCAAGCAGCCGATGGTTGTGCTCCGCGATGGCAAACGGGTCACACTGCAGGTGAATATCAAGGAACAGCCGAAGGGCTACGGAGAGGTTGCCAAGTTCAATGAAGAAGAAGGCTCGGGCCCACGCAAGCCAGAGTCGTCGTCATTCGAAAACCTGGGCCTCGATGTCGCGCCGCTGACCGCTGATCTGGCGAAACAGCTGAGCGTGAAGGCTGACGCTGGCGTTGTTGTGACCGACGTCGAAAACGGCTCGGCTGCGGCGAACGCCGGTCTGCAGCAAGGCGATGTCATCGCGCAGGTCGGCCGCACGCCGGTCAAGAGTGTCGATGAATTCCGCGCTGCGGTGAAGAAGGCCGACCTCGATAAAGGCCTGATGTTGCTCGTGAAGAGCAGCGAAGGTTCGCGCTTCGTCGTCCTGAAGAACTAAGCAAGTTGGAGTGCCGCCTGCAGGCGGTCTTCCGACACCAACGAGAGTGGCGTGGAGGTTAAAAACTTCACGCCACTTTTTTGCGCGGATGCAATCGACTTACCAGTACGACGTATTTCCGGTCCACGGAAAGTAACTCGGTCGCTTGCCGCCAAAGCGGTATTCCACGCCCATCATCAGGCTGAAATTATTCATCGGATCGACGTGCGCTCCGCTGAAAGAAAGATTCGCGGTGGCATCGAAGCGAATGGTGAACCAGGGAGATTGATACATCTTCAAGCCGACGCCCAGCGGCATGGTGAGGACGGTATCGTCGATTCCCTGGCCTGCTTCGTTCATGTAACGGGCATTCATAAAGCCCAGGCCGGCGAGCAAGTAAGGCCGCCAGCGCGAATCGCCCCACGGGTAATGCAGCAGAGCCAGATCGACATAGTATTCGCGAGCTGGATCACTGATCGGCGTGCCGGCGACGTTGAACGTCTCCACGCGCGAATAAGCGTAGCGGGCTTCCCAGCCCCAGAAGTGATCGAAGTCGTGACCGAGCCGCAAGCCGACGATCGGCCCGCTATCGGAATAGACGTGATCCTCGAGTATGTCATCGGCGATCATGCCGCCAACAAACACGCCGACGTACCACGGCCGATTCAGCCAACTGGTGCCGGTGAGCGGATCGCCCCAACCGGTGTGTCGGCCGGCATCGTTCGGATCGTTGTGCGAAAACCACGGCTCGCGCGCCGGGTATGCCTGGCCATGATGATTGCCAAAACGGCCGCCGCCGTAGTGATCCATCGCGGGCGCATCGGCAGGCCAAGCCTGGTTAGGATCGCCCTCGATGTATTGCTCCGGCTGTGAACCAGGAATGGGCACACCCGGCGGCTGCTGCGGCTGCGTCTCCATCGGTGCCGCCCCCATTGGTGAAAGACGCAACGGCGTGGGCAGCGTTTCCTGCGCTTGGGTAGGTTTCACATTGGGATCGATGCGTGTGAGCGCGATCGACTCGGACGACGAGCGGAGCGGATTGGTCGGCGCGTTGGCCGTGCCGCTGCTGCCGACTTTGCGAATTGGGTTTTGTCCCCACGCTTCACTCGCTGAGCACAACGCTAGCGCGCAACAACAGCCGATCGCCAGCAGGGCGAGGCGGTATGTCGGCCAGCGAAGGTGTGAGAAAAGTAATTGCATGAGCGCAGGGAATCGTGAGATTTTTTGGCGGCGGGATTGTGCTGATGCAGCCCCGCGGCGTCAAGGCGAAATTGGGCCGCTAGCAACCGATTCGGCCCGAAGAAATGACGTGCGCCGGGAATTGAGAGCCCGGCATTAGAAGTTCGCAGGCAAGGAAGGTCCGCCGCGCGCAGCCACTCGTCTCTCCAGCGAGTGCTGCGCGCAGCGGCCTGAGCGGCCACTCGATTGATTCGTGCCGGGACCGCTTGAGGTCGATCCCGGTCAAAGATGACGCGTTGTCAACGCTATCGAGTTTGCCTCGCGGCTAGTTCCAACAACAACTACACCAGAGCAGCAAGACGCGGATCAGTTGCTCTTTAAAAGTCGGTTCCGCAGCGACGGCACGGGGCGGCACTGGCGACGGTGAAATCGCTTCGCGGGCCCGGCGGACGGTTGCGCTGAACTGGCTCGTAATTCGACTGACTCGCATCGGCTGTTTGTCGCTACTTAAACGTGTTTGAACTCACGCGTGCTGAAGTCGCACGACAGGCCTCTCTTGGCGAATCGCGTGCCAACGTTGAAACTGCGCCGAAAAGCGTGAATTTCGCGGAAATTCAGCAGCGCGCGGCGAGAAGGCAATGTGCTGGATCCCGTCGACCCAGCAAATGTGCGCGAGACCCAGCAGGAGTCATGGCCGAGCCGATGTTTGGTGGCTAGTGCGGCTTGCCGGGCACTAGCGGCCCAAGAGATGATCGGCGAACCGCCGGTCGAGATCGGGAAGCCGCCGACGCAGACGCCGGCTGAGCGGCTCTGGCTGTTGATTGGCGCGGAGCTCGGAGATGTAGTTGACGAGCTCTTCGTGAGCTTCGCGCGGGCCGTGCAGCATGAAGTGAACCCAGGCGAACGAGTCGCGATATTCGTCTCGACCGAGCTGTTCAAAATCGGTGATGGCTTCGAGCGTGGGGAGTGCTGGCGGCTCAGCCGTTTGCAGCAACCGGCGCAGGTCGGCGAGGTGCGGATTGTTCGACGAGCGATCGTTCTTGTGGACTTCGAAATACTCGGCGAGTCCTTCGTCGAGCCACAGCGGCAAGCCGTTCACCACGGTGTGCAGCAGTGCGTGAGTCGCTTCGTGGCGGACATCGATTTCAAAATCGTCCCCCTTCGCGGCGAAAACCATCCCCGGCCCCTTCGACTTGATGAACAGGGCCCGGCGATAAGGAATGCGGGGAAAGTAGGTCTTCAGATAGTTTTGATAGGCTTCGCGATCATGAAACAGAAAGAGGTGCACCGACTCGCGCGAAGCCGGCAAACCGAGGATCTCGGTGAGGTCGCGCGAAAGATCGCCCAGCTGATTGAGGAGTAGTTCATCGCGGCCGAATTGAAAATCGGCATGGCAACGGAAGATGCCGATGGTCTTCTCGGCTGGCCAGCGCGACTCTTGCGCAGCGCCGCTGGCGGCAAGAATCAGTAGCAGCAGGAGTGCACCGCAGCTCGACGCCAGAGAAACTGCGCAGCGAATTGGAAGCAGTGATAGCATCGCGCAGGTTCGCCATCCACAGAGAAGACCCGGCTGGGAAAGGGGTGGGAATGTACCGATGCGTTCGACAGCCGGTCAAGGCGAATCTGTGAAGATTGCTGGATGGCAGCAGGCGGCAGATCAGACTCCACCGAGCTTGCTCGGTGGTGAAACGATTTTGCACCAGACCGCATCCCCAGAGAGCGTTGCCCCCTCCGAGCTTGCTCGGTGGAGCACATGATTGAAGCTGCGGCGAAATCACTCGCTCCACCGACCAGAGATCGGTGGGGGCGAAAGGCATACGGAATCGCCCTGCTAGTGCAAAATCACGGCTCCACCGAGCAAGCTCGGTGGGGGCCAAGCCACCAGCAGGTTCTCTCCTGCGACCTACACTTGCCCGTAGGTAAGCATCGCAGGCTCGTTCCTGGTTCCGATTATGTCGACTGAAACAAATGCACCGACCGATCCCGGCTTGCTCGCGCGGCGAGTCTGGCTCGCGCCGATCTGCTTGTGCCTAGTGGCTGCCGTGCATTTGTATCGCGTGGCAACGGCTGGCCAAACGCCCTGGAAGGGCGGCAGCTTCGGCATGTTCTCGACGATCGACAGCGAAGGCGCCCGCTTCGTTCATGCCTACGTTCAAACCGCCGCGGGCCGAACGCCGGTGCAGATTCCGAACGACCTCGATAAAAAAGTCGCCGAACTCCGGGCCGCGCCGAATCAAGAACTCGCCGACGAAATCGCGCGGCGGCTCGCCAAACGCTACTGGTTCGACCCACAACTCCGGCAGGCACAACTGAACGAACAACTACGTCGGCAACCGGTCGATGTCCCCCTGACCGGCGAACGGCTGCGCGAAATGCGCCGCGGATCAGCCGTCACGAACGTCTCGCTGCCGACAACTGTGCTCGCCGCGACAAGCGACCCCGAATCGGCGGCGACGATTCCGTTTGACTTGGTGCGGGTAGAAGTTTGGAAACAAACGATGAGCCCGGGCACGACGCGGCTCGTACCGCAGTTGCTGTTCTTCTCTTCGCTACCGATCACGGAGAAGAGGCCATGATTGCCATTTCTCCGCCGAGCTGGCAAAAGTCAGCCGTTGAATCGCCGCCGACGCAACTGCCGCCGCGCTGGTTGCAGCTCGATCCGTTCGTGGTGCTGCCGCCGCTCACGCTGCTGCATCTGCTCGTCCACGCGCCACAGGCCTGGTATCTGCAGCTCTTGCTGTTGCCGTTGTTCGCGGCCGGGCTGGTGTTTCGCCGTTGGCTCAATACACCGGCATTCTGGTATCTGACGGCGGCGCTGCTGGGAACGACGATTTATCTCAACTGGGAATCGTCCGACAATCACAAGTACCTGTTCGTCTATTGGTGCCTGGCCCTTTGCTCGACCTTCTCGATGCCGCGCAGCGATCAACCCGAAACGCTGCGCCGCAGCAGTGGGTTGCTGATCGCGCTCTGCATGCTGTTTGCCATGGCTTGGAAGGCCTGCACGCCGCAGTACCTCGACGATCGGTTCTTTACGTATGAACTGATCGCCGACGAACGCTTCGCGCACTTCACTTCGTGGACGACTGGTCTGCCGTTGGAAACACTCGCTGCCAATCGCGAGCTGCGCGATCTGCAGCAGAGCTATCCTGCCGGCGTCACCGTTCCCACAGTCGAACTGTCGGGCGGCGGGCAAGTGAAGTTCCTCGCGCACTTTCTCACGTGGTGGACGGTGCTGATCGAAGGTTTGATCGGCGGATTGTATTTGTTGCCGTCGAATCGCTGGACGAACCGCGCGCGCAATTTGCTCCTCATTCTCTTTGCCGTAACGACCTACAGCGTCGCGCCGGTGCGCGGCTTCGGCTGGATGCTGATGCTACTCGGTCTGGCGCAATGCCCGCGCGACGAGTGGCGATACCGCTGGGGTTTTCTCGGCGGCATGCTCCTCATCCAAGCCTACATGCTGCCGCTTGGTCAGATTATTCAGATTGTGGGAAGAGGCTGAGGTTATTTGATGTGGGCACGCAGGGGCTTCTTTGCATGAGGCGGGCTGCGAGCGATAATGCCGCTACCTCTCATTCGCCAACTTCCGCCTCTGGATGTCTTGCTATGTTCCGCACCATTCTTGCGCTGTTCGTGTTTTTCTTCGTCACCGCTCCCCTCTTCGCTGAAGAAGCTCCCGAGAAGCCGCTCACGGTCGAAGAGGCGCTCGCCAAAGCCGGCAGCGATGTCTATGTCGAGTTGACGATTCAATCGGCCAAGAATCTGCTCGCCGATCGCGGCGCGGTTTACCTCGATAGCGAAAAGAACTTCCGCGATCCCAAGAACATCGCGATCACCATCACCAAAGCCGCCGCTGCCGATTTGAAGAAGACTGGCATCGAGGATCCCGCCGAGCACTTCAAGGGTAAGACCGTGCGCGTCCGCGGCAAGCTCAATCTCAAAGACAAGATCGCCCGCCTCGAGGTGAAAGAGGCGAAGCAGATCGAACTGGTGAAGTAACTCCACTAGTGTTGAATGCATCCGGTTCAGCCGCCAGGCGCTAGCCTCCGGCTTCTTCCTGCTTGCTGATCCGTAGGTAGTGCTGATCGCTGCTGCGCGCTCTTGGTTTTCGGCCGATTCACTCAGGCACCTAGCTGGGGTATTTTGGTACCGCACTTCTTGTCTTGCGGCTCTCCTCAGCAGGCTTATCCATGTATCGGAACCCGGCGGCACTCAGCGCGGACAGCATTGTGACGCTCGAAAAAATCCTCGAGCCGATGCGGAAACAAGATCGTGAAATTGCCGACCGCCTGATGAAGTACATCATCGATGGCGACGAAGAGTCCGTACTGAACAAGATGTGGGAAGCGGGCAAGGACCTGCGTTTGGGCGCGCTGGAGCAGTATGGTTTTCAAGCCGATCCTATTTCTTGGCAGACGTTTTTTCGTGACTTGACCAACTTTGATATCGAGCTATTTCAGCGGTTTATCAAGGTCTTCGAGGCTGCCGTTTGCAATGCACCAAAGGATCGCTTCTTGTTGCAAAAGTGGCTGGGAAACTCGCGCGGCTTGGAGGTGCTGCTACAAGAGGCAAATCGAATCACTGGGCAGTTCTACACCACCGACCGTAAGCCCGCGAATTTTCCCTTTCCGTTGATCGAACAGCTGCTGAAGGAAGCGGGCGCTGACATCGACAAGTATTTACACGGCATTTTTGAATTTGATGAGAAGCGACCCTGGGATTCTCAAGTCCGCAAGCAACTGCGTCTTGGTATGCAAGGTCTCGGGCCCGTGCTGGCCGAGCGGCGGTCATTGGTCGTGCCCTATTTGCTGGAAGGACATGTCATATCGCGAGTGTCCGCCCTCGAAACGCTCATCGATGCTAACGTGCCGCTGGCGGTGTTTGTCGAAGAGTTGGCTACGTGCGCAACCGAGTCCTCGAAACAAGTTCGCGATGCCGCCTGGCCGGTGCTGCGGAAGGTCTCCGACGAAGCTCGGCCGCACGTCGAACGCTTGGCCCGCGAAGGTGATCGCAACCAGCGTGAGCACGCGATTCGTTTGTTAGGCCGTTTCTACGGCGAGCAGACTTTGCCGCTGCTGCGCGAGTTGCTCGAAACCGAAAAATCGGCGCCGGTGCGCGAAGTGCTGCAAGCGGCACTCGGCGAAGTGAAGACCGCAACGGCGGAGCCACTTGTGCTCGAAGTGCCGCCACTCCCGCCGCTAGATTTGCACGCGCCCGTCACACCTGCTCTCCGGCAAGCGATTGAAGCGATCGCTGGTGGCCACGAAAAGCAGCGCGCGATTCACAACGAGAAGTTCAATAACCCAGCTGCCAATCCGCACCTTCATCCCAATCATCGGCTCGAATCACTGCCGAAAGATTGGGTCGATGCTGTGTGCGCGATTCTGGCAGGCAAGCGAGAGCCTGCCGCGCAGTCGCACGGATACTTGCAGGAAGCTGGGCTCTACGGTGGATACCTGAAAGGGGACATTACCGCTGCTCACCAGCGATTGTTGGAGAATCCCGATCTGCAACTGATTCAACTGGTTCGTTGGCTGGTGGTCATTCATGCGATTCCGCTGAGCGGCCGAAAAGCTGTGGAATCGCAGGCGATTGATTCGATTGAAAAGTATCGCGCGACGCATTCACCGCCGATCACGCTGGCCGAACTCGGCGCCGCTGTGGAGGCGGTGGGAGCTGATAGCGGCAGCCTCCTGCAATTGTCCCTCTATGAATATTGGCAAGCCTTCGACTGGGAAGCCGAAGCCGTGTGGCCTTACCTGTATGCAAATCTGGCAGCTCTCGAACGTTCGTTCATTCCGGTGCAAACGACCGACTACCAGACGAGATACGAAAGTGAATGGCAGCGCGCCGGTGCATTTCGGTTGCTGCGCAAATTCCCCGTCGTGCCACCGGCCATCGTCGGCAAAGTGTGGGAACTCGCCATCAGCACAAACAAACACGAGCGACAACAAGCGCAACCGATTGCAGCGAGACTTCCCGACTTGCAAGAGCGATTAGCCACGGCGCTCAGCAGCGGCAGCTTTCAAACACGACAAAATGCAGCCGAATGGATCGGGAGGTTGGGAGACAAGGTAGCAATCAAACCGCTCGTGGTCGCAGCCAAGAACGAGAAACAAGACGCCACGTTCGATACGATGTTGACCGCGCTCGAGCGACTTGGCGAATCGATCTCGCCGTTTCTCGATCGCGAAAAACTGCAAGCCGATGCGCAGAAGAATCTTGCGAAGGGCCTGCCGACAGCCCTCGTCTTTTTTCCCTTCGACACGCTGCCAGGAGTTCGCTGGCAAGATAGCGGCAAGCCAGTTCCGACGGAAACGCTCATCTGGCTGATTGTGCAGAGCTTCAAATTGAAGACGGCGGAGCCCGGCGCGCTCCTTAAGCGTTATTGCGAACTCTTTCGCAAGAATGACCGCGAGGAGTTCGGCAACTTTGTGCTGCAGGCCTGGCTTGGTCAGGATTTGAAACGTGGGTTGACCGATGACGAAGCCCGTGCAAAAGCCAAGAAGAATGCGCCGCAGCAATGGCAGTATTATCAGCACAGCATCCAGTGGTATCAGAACAACAAGCAGCCCATTCCTGCGGGCTTTCCGCAGAGTCAGTCGGCACTCGAAGATCAGCTCTTTGCACAATATCAACGCGAGGTCGGCTCCGCCGTTGCGGAGAAAGGCATGCTCGCCGTGGCCGGCGCTTGCTGTGGCGATGCTGCCGTCGGGCCGGTGCAGCGGTATTTGAAAGAGTGGTATGGCTATCGCGCGGCGCAGTGCAAGGCGCTCATCGCCATGCTCTCCGGCGTCGATCGGCCGCTGGCGATTCAATACATTCTCTCGATTTCGAATCGCTTTCGCACGAAAGGAATTCGCGAAGAGGCCGAGAAATACATTCAGCTGCTCGCCGAGCGCAAGGGCTGGTCGCTCGATGAACTGGCCGATCGGACGATGCCGACGTGCGGACTCGATGACGAAGGAAAACTCGAGCTCGACTTCGGCCCGCGCAAGTTTCTGCTGCGCGTGAATGCCGATTTGGAGCTGACCGTTTACGACGCCGAAGGGAAGGCGTTGAAAAAACTCCCCGATCCGCGCAAAGATGACGACGCTGAACTCGCGAAGGCCGCGAAGAAAACCTACTCGGTGGCCAAGACCGAAGTGAAAAAGCTATTTGGCCTGACGCAGACGCGGTTATATGAAGCGATGTGTACCGAGCGAACTTGGCCGCTTGCCGATTGGGAGTTGTATCTGCATCAGCATCCACTCGTGCGGTTTCTAGTGCAGAGACTCGTGTGGGCGGTGCTCGTTGATGGCGAGGTGGTGCAGACTTTTCGGCCGCTCGATGACGGCTCGTTTACGGACTTCGAAGACAATCCCGTCACCCCGCCCGCTGGTAGCTCGATTCGCGTCGCGCATGCCTGCAACGTGTCGCCGGAGACCACGCAGGCTTGGGCACAACACCTTTCCGATTACGATGTCACGCCGTTATTTGCGCAGTTCGCTCGCGCTCCGTATGAGTTGCCGGCAGCGAAACAAAAGACGACGAGCGCCGACGATTTCCAAGGACATCTCGTCGAAGCCTTCAAGCTCCGCGGCTTGGCGACGAAATTCGGCTACACCCGCGGTCAGGCCGAGGATGGCGGTTGGTTCTACAGCTATTCGAAAGCATTTCCCGGCCTGGGCATCGAAGTGCTACTAAGCTTCAGCGGGAACGGCTTACCGGAAGAGAACCGCACCGTCGCACTCACAACGATGAGCTTCGCAAGAAAATCGCCGGGTCGCGACAGCGGTTACAACCGCGCTGGCAATCTCCAACTCAAGGACGTTCCCAGCGTGCTGCTTGCCGAATGCCTCGGCGACATGAAGACAATCGCCGCGGCGGGAAGCGGTTTCGATGCCGAGTGGGAGAAGCGGCTGTAGCCCCGCCCACGCTACTGCGCGGCAGCCGTCGCTTTCGCTGCCGCTGCAGCAGCCATCTCGGCGCGGATTTCATTCATCGGCTCGATCACATCGTCAACCTTGTCATCGAACAGATCGCCAATCAAGAGATCCGTAAGGTGTCCCTTCAAGTTGGGATGCTTCTTCACGAACCGGCCGAAGCTAAAGCCGTCGTAGTATTCGCAGACGAGACGCTTCATGCGGTTCATGCCAGTGATGAAATCGGGGCCCCATTTGCCGAGTTGCGCAGCCGATGTGTCGCCTTTGCTCAAACCTTCGGCCACGGCATCGCCGCAGACCGAACCCGAACGGAGCGCGAGGAGCACGCCGGACGAGTAGAGCGGATCGAGGAAGCCAAAGGCATCGCCCACCAGCGCCCAGCCATCGCCGGCGACTTGCGTCGAGCGATAGGTGTATTCCTTGGCCGCTCGCATCGGCGCGACTTGTTTGGCATTGGTGAGTCGCGGCTGCAGGCCGGGGCAGCGGGCGACTTCTTCGTTGTAAATGTCTTGCAGATCTTTCGACGCGCGGTTCTGAAAAAGATACGAGTGCTCGGCAACGACGCCGATGCTGACAATGTTGTTGTGCAGCGGGATGTACCAGAACCAACCCTTCTTACCTTCCGTTTGCATCACGTGCGTGGCGCCTTCGTCGCGGCCTGTGTCGCGATAGGCATTTTCCCAGTAGCTCCAAACGGCGGCTTTTTTCAGATCGTTGTCCCACACTCGCAGCCCAAGTTTCCCGAGCAGCAGCGAGCTTTGACCGCTGGCATCGACGACGACCTTGGCTCGCACTTCGCGCTGCTGGCCGTTTTCATCTTCCACCTTCACGCCGACCGCGCGAGTTCCTTCGAACAGCACATCGAGCACGCGCACCCCTTCATGCACCTGCACGCCATGTTCGGCGGCATTGCGGAGCATCATCAGGTCGAACTCGCTCCGCAGCACTTGCCAGGTTTGCGAGCACTCGTGCGGCTTGTTGTCGTGAAAGTAGAACGGCTCCGACAGACGGCCTTTGTCGGTGACAAATTGCACGCTGAACTTTTTGACGAAGTGGCTTCCCTTCATCTTGTCGAGCATGTTGAGCCGCTTGAGGACCCAATACGTTTCGGGAATCAAGGATTCGCCGATGTGGAACCGCGGAAAGCGCTCGCGCTCGAACAGCTGCACCTTGTGACCGTGCTGCGCGATGATCGTGGAGACCGTTGCACCGGCGGGACCGCCGCCGATCACAACGACATCGGTGGTTTCGACAGCAGGGTTTTCGGCAGGCGATGAAGAAGTGGTCATCAGCAAAATCCTGTGGAGAGAAGGGTTCCCAGGCAGGTCAATTGCACAATAGTTGTTTCAACAAGTGTCGTCAAGAGCTGAGGTCTGAATGCCTCGTAGCTGTGCGTTTTTCAGCGCGAGGGCGACAAACTGTCGGCGCGGGACGCAAGCAATGACCAGAAATGGCACCGCATGGTGGGGCCGGTGTTCAACTGAGATTGAAAACGAAAAATTCAGCGCGGTATTAAAATCGCTTTCGCTTTACGAATGAGTTATCGTGAGATCACCACCGCGATCGAGTTGCATTTGGGAAGAGGCGATGGTTCCCTGCCAACTTTCGACCTGCATGCGGAAGGCGTCCCATGTCGCACGATGTGCGGGTAATTGCCGCGACTGATTTTTTGCCGACAACTGTCGAAGGCAACATTGTCTTTGAGAGCAGCGACCAATTCCTGCGGCAAATCGCCGTGGCTTGCGATCAGCACGATCAGCACCACGTGCTGTTCGATGCTACGAAGCTCCCCGAAAAGAGCTTATCGGTGATCGAGCTCTATCAACTGGGAAGCGGCCTGCAGCAATACGGCTTTGGAGCAACGCATCGCATTGCAATTGTCTGCAGCCCCGGCGAAAGTGCGCAGCGGGGAAAGTTCTTTGAGCTGGTCGCCGTCAATCGCGGCGCAAACGTGCGATCGTTCGATAAGGTCGAAGAA is drawn from Anatilimnocola floriformis and contains these coding sequences:
- a CDS encoding SpoIIAA family protein — encoded protein: MSHDVRVIAATDFLPTTVEGNIVFESSDQFLRQIAVACDQHDQHHVLFDATKLPEKSLSVIELYQLGSGLQQYGFGATHRIAIVCSPGESAQRGKFFELVAVNRGANVRSFDKVEEAWTWLGEATPPGNPTNTNARASAC